CTGCTTCGCTGTCTTTTACGTAGATGGCGGCTTGTTTGTCTACCAGTGCCAGTGCATTCTTGGTCTGATGATCTTCTGCCACATTGGGCGAAGGAACCAGAACCACAGGCTTGTGCAACAGACAAAACTCTGAAATAGAACCGGCTCCCGCACGTGAAATCACTAGGTCGGAAGCCGCGTAAGCGGCTGCCATATCCTTGATGAAGTCCGTCACGTACAGATTTGGAAGTTCTCCTGCTGCCCGTACGGCTTCTGTCACCTGCGGATAGTAATATTTTCCGGTCTGCCAGATGAACTGTATATCGTTGTTTTCTTTTATTGTAGCTAAGGCTGCGGTCAGCGTATTGTTAATGGTACGTGCGCCAAGGCTACCGCCTACAATCAGAATTGTCTTCTTATCCGGCTGCAGATTAAAGGAACGCAGTGCCGCGCCTTTTTCCGGCATATCCTTCGTCAGATTCTGGCGAACGGGATTTCCGGTCATTATAATCTTATCGGCAGGAAAGAACTTTTCCATTCCATCATAAGCGACACAAATAGCCTTTGCTTTTTGTGCCAGCAACTTGTTGGTGACTCCGGCATACGAGTTCTGTTCCTGAATCAGAGTCGGCACTCCCATCATTCCGGCAGTTTTGAGTGTCGGTCCGCTGGCGTATCCTCCTACGCCTACCGCTACTTGTGGGCGGAAGTTTTTGATGATGCTGCGCGCTTTCCACTGGCTTCGTGCCAGTTTGATCAGTACGGATACGTTTTTCCATAAATGTTTGCGGTCAAAACCGGCTATCGGTAACCCGATAATCTTATAGCCTGCATCGGGAACCCGCTGCATCTCCATACGGCCCTCGGCTCCCACAAATAAGATTTTCGCGTCCGGTCGCAGCTCTATTATAGCGTTGGCGATAGATACGGCAGGGAAGATATGTCCTCCTGTGCCTCCACCGCTGATGATAATTCTAAGTTCTTTCTCCATAATAATCCTTTTTTCTATCCGTTCATCTTCATTTACTGCTATCATGTTCATCCTCAAACTTGGCATCGCTGTTCAGAATCTGTGCAGTAGGTTCGGCGGCGGCTTGTGCTTCTGAAGTAGCTGTTCCGGTTTCTATCTGCATCTGAATCTGTGCATCATGCGCTTTCTGTTCTTCCAGATGAGCGGTATATCGGCTCACGCTTAATATCATTCCGATATAAGCACAGTTGATCAGTGTACTTGTACCTCCCTTGCTGACCAAAGGCAGGGGTTGGCCTGTTACGGGGAACAGTCCCACGGCAACCATCATATTCAGTATCGCCTGCGATACCAGAAGCAAAGCGATACCCATGACAAGGAAGGCGGGGAAGGTCCGTTCGCACTTTTGCGCGATGCGTCCCGCCCGCATCAGCAGACAGAGGTAGAGGAATACGACAAATATACCTCCTATCAATCCCATTTCTTCGATGACAATCGCAAAGATAAAGTCGGAGAATGCCTGACTGAGGAAATCACGCTGGATGGAGTTTCCCGGTCCTTTGCCCACTACGTGACTGGTAGCGATGGCAATACGGGCATGGGCGATCTGTGCGTCTTTGTCTATATCGAATTTGGCTGCGGGCACTTCGTCTTTATCAAAAAAGCCTTTGATACGGTTCTGCCAAGTCTCCAGGCGATGAAGTCCGGGGGTATTGTGCAGCGTTTTGGCAGGGATGGCAACTACCGTACCTACGCCGAGTGCGACAATCAGCACAAGTCCTCCTGCCAACAGAAGGAGTTTCTTTGCCGCTACCCGTCCGATGAACATCATCATGAATACGACACCGAACAGCAACATGGCTGTTGACAGGTTTTCCGGAGCAATCAGCAAAAGGACCAGTCCGGTAAGGATCATGATGTATTTAAAGGCTTTGGGGTTGGCTCCTTCTTCATCCTGCCTCTTGGACAGGATGAACGAAACGGCAATGATGACAGCCATCTTTGCCAGTTCCGAAGGCTGGAATTGCAGTCCCATAAAGGTCATCCAGCGGGCTGCCCCATTGACACGGTCGCCTGTAATGATACCCATCAGCGTGACGAATGCCAGCAGAACGAGGGAAATCGGATACAGGAAGACGGGGAATACCTGGAACCATTTGTAGGGGACGTTATGCAGAAATACCACTACTACGGCACCCACCATCAGGATGATGGAGTGCTGTGTTATCGGTCCCCAGTGGTCGCCGCTTTTGTACGTCAGCGTCGATGCTGCCGAAAACACCTCGATAATCGAGATGAGGCAGAGACAGAGGAAGATAATCCAGATTACCTTGTCGCCTTTAAATATGCTCTTTAATAAATCCATTTTATAATTCTCTTACATATTTCTTAAACTGATCGCCGCGGTCTTCGTAACTCTTGAAGAGGTCGAATGAGGCGCAGCAGGGGCTTAACAATACGGTTTCTCCTTTCTTTGCCAGTTTGTAGGCTGCTTCTACTGCATCTTTCATTCCGGTCTGCACATCGGCTACGGGCAGTCCGAAACGGTCGAAAAAGGCGTGCAGCTTTTCGTTGTGCAGTCCCAGATAAACCAGTGCCGAGCACTTTTCACGTACCAGGTCTTCTATTTCCGTATAGTCGTTGCCTTTGTCTTTGCCGCCCAGTATCAGTACTGTCTTGGTGGTCATGCTTTGCAGGGCATACCAGCAAGAGTTGACATTGGTTGCTTTTGAGTCGTTGATGAAGTCGATACCGCGTACGCGCGCTACTTTCTCCAGGCGATGTTCCACTCCCTTGAAGTCGGAGAGCGCCTTGCGGATATTTTCTTTAGTGATACCTGCCAGGTTTGCCGAGATACCGGCAGCCAGCGAGTTGTAAAGATTGTGCTGTCCGGTCAGTGCCAATTCCTCCTGTTCCATGTTGAAGGCGATGGGCTCGGTAATCTTCACTTCGTGATCTTCTACGTATGCGATGGCTCCGTCTTCCTTCACGGCTGCGAAAGGATACAGATGAGCTTTCAGACCGTGCTTTGCCAGTTCCTGTTTGATGATCGGATCATCGTTCCAGAAGATGAAAGCGTCGTCCGTTGTCTGGTTCTGCGTAATACGGAATTTGGCATCGATGTAGTTCTGCATACAATGGTCGTATCGGTCCAGATGGTCCGGAGTGATATTCATCAGTACGGCAATATTGGCACGGAAGTTATACATATTGTCCAGTTGGAAAGAGCTGAGTTCGATGATATAATAGTCATGATGCTCTTCGGCTACTTGCAAAGCCAGGCTCTTGCCGATATTTCCGGCTAGTCCTACATTCAGATCTGCACTCTTAAAGATGTGGTAGATCAGGGAAGTAGTCGTTGTCTTTCCATTAGAACCGGTGATACAGATCATTTTTGCATCGGTATAGCGTCCGGCAAACTCGATTTCGGAGATAACCGGTGTGCCTTGGGCTTTCAGTTTCAGGATCAGCGGGGCGTCATTCGGGATACCGGGGCTTTTAATCACCTCATCGGCATTCAGAATGAGTTCTTCGGTATGATGTCCTTCCTCCCAGGCAATATGGTGGCTGTCCAGAAGGTCCTTATACTTATCCTTGATAGCGGACATATCCGAAACAAATGTTTCAAATCCTTTTACTTTGGCGAGTACGGCTGCACCAGCGCCGCTTTCACCGGCTCCTAAAATTACAATTCTTTTCATTTACAGTAATGTGCTATTGCTGTCCGACAGGCAGACGCTTCTCTCTTCCTTTTCATCCTTCCTTTTTCGCTCGTCGGCTGCGCACATCTTTTTAAAGTTAATAATCGGGTTAATACTCTCAACTATATTAATGTTACAAATATCCTGCATTGGGCAGTCTGTTTGTTCTCATCGTATTTTTAATGTAATAATCGTTATCGCTGCCAGTACAATCGTTACAATCCAGAAACGGACGGTAATCTTTGATTCGTGAAATAGCTGGTCGGGCTTCGTGAACTTCACCGTACATCCCGGTTCTACCAGACTCATCGAAGTACGGAAATGATCGTGTATCGGAGTTCGTTTGAATAACCGCTGTTTTACTCCCTTCCGCTTACCTATCTTATAGTAGAAGCGTTGCAGTATGACTGACAGATTCTCTACCAGAAATACACCGCAGAGAATCGGTATCAGCAATTCTTTGTGGATGATAATGGCAAATACGGCAATGATACCACCGATAGTCAGGCTGCCTGTGTCTCCCATGAATACTTGTGCCGGATAGGCGTTGTACCATAAGAAACCGATCAATGCACCGATAAAGGCACAAATGTAGATTACCAGTTCTTCCGATCCCGGAATGTACATGATATTCAGATAGCTGGCAAATTCGATGTGTGACGATACGTACGCCAGTATTCCCAGCGTGGCACCGATAATGGCGGAGTTTCCGGCTGCCATACCGTCCATGCCGTCATTCAGGTTAGCCCCGTTCGAAACGGCGGTTACAACGAAGATCGTAATGATCACGAACAGGAACCATCCGGCTGTCTGTGCATGTTCGCCCATAAAGCCCACCAGGTCGGCATAATCTAAGTTGTTACTTTTAAAGAAAGGAATAGTGGTTTGGGTAGATTTTAAATCATTGGTTCCGTGAATCACTTCCATTTCCTGTCCCGGTGTATGAACCTCGATGTTTTCGCGGATAACTACATCCGGACTCAGATACAGGGTTAAGCCTACAATCAGCCCCAGACCCACCTGACCGATGATTTTGAACTTACCGTGCAAGCCTTCCTTGTCTTTCTTGAATATTTTGATATAGTCGTCGGCAAAACCGAGTGATCCCAGCCATACAGTGGTGATCAGCATCAATATCATGTATATATTATCCAGCTTACCCAATAGCAGGCAAGGTATAAGGATGGCTACAATGATGATGACACCTCCCATGCTTGGTACGCCTACTTTGTTGACACCGAACGGGTCGGTCTTGGCGTCACGCTGTGTTTCCGTGATTTGCTTCTTTTTAAGCAGATTGATGAATTTGTCTCCCCATATACTCGATATAAGCAATGCGAGGATAACAGCCATCAAAGCACGGAATGAGGTGTAACCGAACATTCCCGCTCCGGGAAAATTAAGCTTGTGCAGCCATTCAAACAGATAGTATAACATCTCTTTTCTATTTACAATTTATAGCCTGCAATTTACAGTTTCTCATTGTTGCCCCACGCTTGATAAGATGCTGTCTATTGCAAATAATTATATGTTGTCAATTAAATATTTCCTTCAAAACTTCCTTGTCGTCAAAGTGGTGTTTCACTCCTTTGATTTCCTGATAGTTTTCGTGCCCTTTTCCGGCAACGAGTATCACGTCTCCTTTTTCTGCAAGCATGCAAGCCGTGCGGATCGCTTCTTTCCGGTCGGCGATGCTGAGCGTTTTTTTCATATCTTCCGCATCCAGTCCGGCAAGCATATCGTTGATAATCTCCTGTGGCTCTTCAAAACGCGGATTGTCCGATGTGATAATCACCCGGTCACTGGCTTTCGCTGCCTCCTTTGCCATGATGGGGCGTTTCCCCTTATCGCGGTTGCCGCCGGCACCTACTACGGTGATCACTTTTCCTTTGCCTTCGAGTACTCCATGAATGGCGTTCAATACATTCACCAACGCGTCCGGAGTATGTGCATAGTCAACGATGGCCGTTACCCCTTTCGGAGAACGGATGGCATCGAAACGTCCGGCTACCGGATGGAGCGTACTGAGCGCAAGAAGTACATCTTCCTCTTTTTTGCCCAATAATACGGCTGCTCCAAATACCGCCAACAGATTGGATGCATTGAACTTGCCGATAAACTGAACGGCCAGCTCATGATTATTGAAATCGAGCAGCATTCCTTCAAAATGGGATTCTATGACCCGGCCTTTGAAGTCGCTGAGGCTTCTTAATGAATAGGTGTAGACCTTGGAACGTGTATTTTGTGTCATCACCAGCCCGTTCTTATCGTCAAGGTTGGTGAGGCTGAAAGCGTTTTTAGGCATATCGTCAAAGAACTTTTTCTTTGCCTTCAGATAGTTCTCTACCGTTTTGTGATAATCCAGATGATCGCGCGTCAGATTCGTGAAGATACCTCCCGCAAACTTTAATCCGCTGATACGTTTTTGAGCGATGGAATGTGAACTGACTTCCATAAAGACGTACTTGCATCCTTCGTCCGCCATTTGCCCCAACAAGCGGTTGAGCGTGATAGGGTCGGGGGTGGTATGTTCTGTCGGAATCGGCTGATCGTCGATATAGTTGCAGACAGTAGAGATTAATCCCACTTTATATCCGAAGTAGCGGAATGTATTATATAATAAGGTGGCGATGGTTGTCTTGCCATTTGTTCCCGTCACACCGACCAGTTCGAATTGTGAAGTCGGATTACCGTAGAATGTCGTTGCAATCTTTCCTACTGCATCTTCGCTGTCTTTCACTTGGATATAAGTGATTCCTGCTACGGGTTCCTCCGGTATATCTTCGCAGAGGATGGCAGTCGCTCCCTTCTGAATGGCAGCGGGGATATAGGCGTGACCATCGGTCTGCGTGCCGCGCATCGCCATAAACAGCTGTCCGGCTTCTACCAGACGGGAGTCAATGTTGACTCCGGTGATCTCTATCCTTGAATCTCCGGTCACTTGCACCGGCTGGATTGCTTTCAGTAACTCGTTTAATAACATATCTGTCCTACTTAATTTAATTCTTAATGCAACGTAAGCGTAATCGTCTGCCCTTTTCTTGCAACACTGCCGTTGGCTATCGACTGGCTTTTTACTTTCCCGACTCCCACCAGATTGACTTTCAATCCTTTGCTTTCCAATAGATAAACAGCATCTTTCGCTCCCATGCCTACGACGCTTGGCACGAAGTTCTGCATGATACCCCGGCTTTCAAGAACTACCGCCTGAGGGGCGGGATGGGTGCTTCCCCATACTTCTTTTCCCGAATCGGTGATTTTTCCCTGTATCTTTATATTCAGTTCTTCCAGTACCCGTTGCGTTTCCCTCATTTCTCCTGCCTTAACGTTCGGGATGACTACCGTATTCGTATCAATGGCACTTGTGAGTGGCAAGCGCAGGTCTTTGGCATACACTCTTTCTGCGATCTTGCTGAATACGCTACCTGCCATCAAACCTCCCGAAGCGGGCAAACCGGGTTTCTGGATCGAAACAATCATACTGTACTTCGGCTCTTCCGATGGGAAGTATCCGCAGAAGCTGACGAGATAATTGGTTCTTCCTGTCTTGTAGCCGGCTGCTCCCTGCGAAACCTGTGCTGTTCCGGTCTTACCGGACACATGGAACTGCTTGCTTCCTGCCGGTTTGGCAAGTCCTTCACCTACCACTTTCCGCAGGATTTCCCGTATTTGTGCCAGCGTCTTGTCCGAACAGATCTTGGGATTGATGATTTCCGTCGGATATTCCTTTATCACTTCTCCGTCTCTGACGGCGGCTTTTACAAACTTC
This sequence is a window from Bacteroides thetaiotaomicron VPI-5482. Protein-coding genes within it:
- the murG gene encoding undecaprenyldiphospho-muramoylpentapeptide beta-N-acetylglucosaminyltransferase, coding for MEKELRIIISGGGTGGHIFPAVSIANAIIELRPDAKILFVGAEGRMEMQRVPDAGYKIIGLPIAGFDRKHLWKNVSVLIKLARSQWKARSIIKNFRPQVAVGVGGYASGPTLKTAGMMGVPTLIQEQNSYAGVTNKLLAQKAKAICVAYDGMEKFFPADKIIMTGNPVRQNLTKDMPEKGAALRSFNLQPDKKTILIVGGSLGARTINNTLTAALATIKENNDIQFIWQTGKYYYPQVTEAVRAAGELPNLYVTDFIKDMAAAYAASDLVISRAGAGSISEFCLLHKPVVLVPSPNVAEDHQTKNALALVDKQAAIYVKDSEAEAKLMDVALNTVADDRKLKELSENIAKLALPDSARIIAQEVIKLAEAEN
- a CDS encoding FtsW/RodA/SpoVE family cell cycle protein, which produces MDLLKSIFKGDKVIWIIFLCLCLISIIEVFSAASTLTYKSGDHWGPITQHSIILMVGAVVVVFLHNVPYKWFQVFPVFLYPISLVLLAFVTLMGIITGDRVNGAARWMTFMGLQFQPSELAKMAVIIAVSFILSKRQDEEGANPKAFKYIMILTGLVLLLIAPENLSTAMLLFGVVFMMMFIGRVAAKKLLLLAGGLVLIVALGVGTVVAIPAKTLHNTPGLHRLETWQNRIKGFFDKDEVPAAKFDIDKDAQIAHARIAIATSHVVGKGPGNSIQRDFLSQAFSDFIFAIVIEEMGLIGGIFVVFLYLCLLMRAGRIAQKCERTFPAFLVMGIALLLVSQAILNMMVAVGLFPVTGQPLPLVSKGGTSTLINCAYIGMILSVSRYTAHLEEQKAHDAQIQMQIETGTATSEAQAAAEPTAQILNSDAKFEDEHDSSK
- the murD gene encoding UDP-N-acetylmuramoyl-L-alanine--D-glutamate ligase; translation: MKRIVILGAGESGAGAAVLAKVKGFETFVSDMSAIKDKYKDLLDSHHIAWEEGHHTEELILNADEVIKSPGIPNDAPLILKLKAQGTPVISEIEFAGRYTDAKMICITGSNGKTTTTSLIYHIFKSADLNVGLAGNIGKSLALQVAEEHHDYYIIELSSFQLDNMYNFRANIAVLMNITPDHLDRYDHCMQNYIDAKFRITQNQTTDDAFIFWNDDPIIKQELAKHGLKAHLYPFAAVKEDGAIAYVEDHEVKITEPIAFNMEQEELALTGQHNLYNSLAAGISANLAGITKENIRKALSDFKGVEHRLEKVARVRGIDFINDSKATNVNSCWYALQSMTTKTVLILGGKDKGNDYTEIEDLVREKCSALVYLGLHNEKLHAFFDRFGLPVADVQTGMKDAVEAAYKLAKKGETVLLSPCCASFDLFKSYEDRGDQFKKYVREL
- the mraY gene encoding phospho-N-acetylmuramoyl-pentapeptide-transferase, whose product is MLYYLFEWLHKLNFPGAGMFGYTSFRALMAVILALLISSIWGDKFINLLKKKQITETQRDAKTDPFGVNKVGVPSMGGVIIIVAILIPCLLLGKLDNIYMILMLITTVWLGSLGFADDYIKIFKKDKEGLHGKFKIIGQVGLGLIVGLTLYLSPDVVIRENIEVHTPGQEMEVIHGTNDLKSTQTTIPFFKSNNLDYADLVGFMGEHAQTAGWFLFVIITIFVVTAVSNGANLNDGMDGMAAGNSAIIGATLGILAYVSSHIEFASYLNIMYIPGSEELVIYICAFIGALIGFLWYNAYPAQVFMGDTGSLTIGGIIAVFAIIIHKELLIPILCGVFLVENLSVILQRFYYKIGKRKGVKQRLFKRTPIHDHFRTSMSLVEPGCTVKFTKPDQLFHESKITVRFWIVTIVLAAITIITLKIR
- a CDS encoding UDP-N-acetylmuramoyl-L-alanyl-D-glutamate--2,6-diaminopimelate ligase, translated to MLLNELLKAIQPVQVTGDSRIEITGVNIDSRLVEAGQLFMAMRGTQTDGHAYIPAAIQKGATAILCEDIPEEPVAGITYIQVKDSEDAVGKIATTFYGNPTSQFELVGVTGTNGKTTIATLLYNTFRYFGYKVGLISTVCNYIDDQPIPTEHTTPDPITLNRLLGQMADEGCKYVFMEVSSHSIAQKRISGLKFAGGIFTNLTRDHLDYHKTVENYLKAKKKFFDDMPKNAFSLTNLDDKNGLVMTQNTRSKVYTYSLRSLSDFKGRVIESHFEGMLLDFNNHELAVQFIGKFNASNLLAVFGAAVLLGKKEEDVLLALSTLHPVAGRFDAIRSPKGVTAIVDYAHTPDALVNVLNAIHGVLEGKGKVITVVGAGGNRDKGKRPIMAKEAAKASDRVIITSDNPRFEEPQEIINDMLAGLDAEDMKKTLSIADRKEAIRTACMLAEKGDVILVAGKGHENYQEIKGVKHHFDDKEVLKEIFN